CACGGTCGACGCGTCGTCGCCGACGGCCTGGTCCGGGTCGCTCGACAGCCCGAGGGACCAGTGCCCGCCACCCGGCCTCTCCGGCAGGGTGAACTCGACGGTGGTCTCCGACGCGTTGAGCAACACCGCCACGGTGTCGTCGCCTTGCTGCAGGACGAGCATGACCGCCCGGTTGCCGCCGTCCGCCCAGTCGGCGTCGTCGAACCCCTTCGCGTCGGCACGGAGCACGTCGACCGTGGACGCCGAGTCGCCCGGGGCCGTGCGGTACCACTCGGGACGCAGGGACACGTGGTCGCGGCGGAACGCGATCGCCTCGGTCGTGAAGGCGAGCAGGTCCCGGTCGGCCGCGGCCCAGTCGAACCACGAGATCTCGTCGTCCTGGCAGTAGGCGTTGTTGTTTCCGCCCTGCGACCGGGCGATCTCGTCGCCGCCGAGGATCATCGGCACGCCCGCCGACAGCAGCAGCGTGCCGAGGAAGTTCCGGCGCTGCCGGTTGCGGTAGTCGTTCACCACGCCGTCGTCGGTCGGGCCCTCGACGCCGCCGTTGAACGAGGTGTTGTCGCTCTCGCCGTCGTTGTTGTCCTCGCCGTTCGCCTCGTTGTGCTTCTCGGCGTACATCGTCAGGTCCGCCAGGGTGAAACCGTCGTGGGCGGTGACGAAGTCGACCGAGCACAGCGGGGAGCGTCGAGAGCCCTCGTAGACGTCCGGGCTGCCGAGCACCCGCTGCACGGCGTCACCGAGGGTGCCCGCATCGCCGCGCCAGAACGCGCGCAGGTCGTCGCGGTACTTGCCGTTCCACTCCGACCAGTCCGCCGGGAAACCGCCGACCTGGTAGCCGGCGGTGTCCCACGGCTCGGCGATCATCTTCACCTCGCGGAGCACCGGGTCCTGGTGGATGATGTCGAGGAACGCTGAGTGCTTCTCCGCCTCGCCGCCCTGACGGGTCAGCGTCGTCGCGAGGTCGAAGCGGAAGCCGTCCACGTGCATCTCCTCGACCCAGTACCGGAGCGAGTCCATGACGAGGCCGAGCGCCGCGGGGTGCGACACGTTGAGGCTGTTGCCCGTGCCGGTCGTGTCGAAGTAGTTCGCCTCGTCGCCCTCGACCAGGCGGTAGTACGACTCGTTGTCGATGCCCTTGAACGAGAGCGTCGGGCCCATGTGGTTGCCCTCGGCCGTGTGGTTGTAGACGACGTCCATGATGACCTCGAGGCCGGCGGCATGCAGGGCCTGCACCATCGCCTTGAACTCGGCGACCTGCTCGCCGGCGGTGCCGGACGACGAGTACTCGTCGTGCGGGGCGAAGAACCCGATGCTGTTGTAGCCCCAGTAGTTGCGGAGACCCTTGTCGGCGAGGGTCGAGTCCTGCACGAACTGGTGCGTCGGCAGCAGCTCGACGGCCGTCACGCCGAGGTCGGTGAGGTGCTTGATCGCCGCCGGGTGCGCGAGTCCGGCGTACGTGCCGCGGATCTCCTCGGGCACGTCCGGGTGCTGCTTCGTGAAGCCCTTGACGTGGACCTCGTACACGACCGTGTCGGCGAGCGCCGTGCGGGGCCGCTCGTCGTCGCCCCAGTCGAAGTCGCGGTCGGCGACGACGGACTTCGGCATCGCGGCGGCCGAGTCGGTCTCGTCGATCTGCTCGGGGTGCTGCATGTCGTGGCCGAACAGCGCCTGGCCCCACTCGTACGTGCCGTCGACGGCGGTGGCGTACGGGTCGAGCAGCAGCTTCGCCGGGTTGTGGCGGAGGCCCTTCGCCGGGTCCCATGCGCCGTGGACGCGGAAGCCGTAGCGGGTCCCCACGGTCACGTCCGGGACGACGTCGTGGAAGGTGTAGCCGGTGCGGTTCGTGAGCTCGGTGCGGTGTTCGGTGCCGTCCTCGTCGAACCGGCAGAACTCGACGCGCTCGGCGGTGCTGGAGAAGAGAGCGACGTTCGCGCCGCCGTCGACGAATGTCACGCCGAGCGGGGTGCGGGAAGAAGTGGTCATGTCGTCGTTCTACCGGTCGGCGACTGTGTCCCCGGCTCGCCGACGTACCCCGTCGCCGAGCGTGGTGCGCAGCGCAACTCCGGTCCTAGGATCACCACGTGACCACCGGTGTCCCGCGCTCCCGCCCCGTCCTCGTGACCGCTGCCGTCGGGCTGTGGCTCGTGCTGTTCGCGTGCGACCTGGTCACACGGCTCGTGGACCTGCCCGGAACGGTGTCGTCCGGTGGCCCCTGGGCCCTCGTGCCGGTCGCCATCGGCCTGGCGATCCTCGGCTGGTTCGTGTTCGGTGCACTGCGCGTCGGCCGCGGGTCCGGACGCGCGCGGTTCTGGATGGCGGTGCTCGGTGTGGTCGGAGCCATCGGCGCCCTCCTGCCGCCGTACGGACTCACCACCGCGAACGGCGTACTGGGTGCCGTCGCCGCGTTCCTGCCGTACCTGCCCGCTGCTCGCGGGTACTTCCCGCCACGCCAGCGCCCT
The sequence above is a segment of the Curtobacterium sp. BH-2-1-1 genome. Coding sequences within it:
- the glgX gene encoding glycogen debranching protein GlgX; this translates as MTTSSRTPLGVTFVDGGANVALFSSTAERVEFCRFDEDGTEHRTELTNRTGYTFHDVVPDVTVGTRYGFRVHGAWDPAKGLRHNPAKLLLDPYATAVDGTYEWGQALFGHDMQHPEQIDETDSAAAMPKSVVADRDFDWGDDERPRTALADTVVYEVHVKGFTKQHPDVPEEIRGTYAGLAHPAAIKHLTDLGVTAVELLPTHQFVQDSTLADKGLRNYWGYNSIGFFAPHDEYSSSGTAGEQVAEFKAMVQALHAAGLEVIMDVVYNHTAEGNHMGPTLSFKGIDNESYYRLVEGDEANYFDTTGTGNSLNVSHPAALGLVMDSLRYWVEEMHVDGFRFDLATTLTRQGGEAEKHSAFLDIIHQDPVLREVKMIAEPWDTAGYQVGGFPADWSEWNGKYRDDLRAFWRGDAGTLGDAVQRVLGSPDVYEGSRRSPLCSVDFVTAHDGFTLADLTMYAEKHNEANGEDNNDGESDNTSFNGGVEGPTDDGVVNDYRNRQRRNFLGTLLLSAGVPMILGGDEIARSQGGNNNAYCQDDEISWFDWAAADRDLLAFTTEAIAFRRDHVSLRPEWYRTAPGDSASTVDVLRADAKGFDDADWADGGNRAVMLVLQQGDDTVAVLLNASETTVEFTLPERPGGGHWSLGLSSDPDQAVGDDASTVLVRDASFTALV